One Pseudomonas ekonensis DNA window includes the following coding sequences:
- a CDS encoding acetyl-CoA hydrolase/transferase family protein, translating into MYRDRIRLPSLLDKVMSAAEAAALIEDGMTVGMSGFTRAGEAKAVPHALAERAKVTPLKISLMTGASLGNDLDKQLTEAGVLSRRMPFQVDSTLRKAINAGEVMFIDQHLSETVEQLRNQQLKLPDIAVIEAVAITEQGHIVPTTSVGNSASFAIFAKQVIVEINMAHNANLEGLHDIYIPTYRPTRTPIPLVKVDDRIGSTAIPIPAEKIVGIVITQQPDSPSTVLPPDADTKAIADHLIAFFKQEVDAGRMTDKLGPLQAGIGSIANAVMCGLIDSPFHDLTMYSEVLQDSTFDLIDAGKLSFASGSSITLSERRNSDVFGNLERYKDKLVLRPQEISNHPEVVRRLGIIGINTALEFDIYGNVNSTHVCGTRMMNGIGGSGDFARNAHLAVFVTKSIAKGGAISSVVPMVSHVDHTEHDVDILVTEIGLADLRGLAPRERARAIIDNCVHPDYRQALNDYFTAACAIGGHTPHILRDALSWHMNLEETGRMLAV; encoded by the coding sequence ATGTACCGTGACCGTATTCGCCTGCCTTCGTTGTTGGATAAAGTGATGAGCGCCGCCGAGGCCGCCGCTCTGATTGAGGACGGCATGACCGTCGGCATGAGCGGCTTCACCCGCGCCGGCGAAGCCAAGGCCGTCCCCCACGCACTGGCCGAGCGGGCCAAGGTCACGCCGCTGAAGATCAGCCTGATGACCGGCGCGAGCCTGGGCAACGACCTCGACAAGCAACTGACCGAGGCCGGCGTGCTGTCGCGGCGCATGCCGTTCCAGGTCGACAGCACCCTGCGCAAGGCGATCAACGCCGGCGAGGTGATGTTCATCGACCAGCACCTGTCGGAAACCGTCGAGCAACTGCGCAACCAGCAGCTCAAGCTGCCGGACATCGCCGTGATCGAAGCCGTGGCCATCACCGAGCAGGGCCACATCGTGCCGACCACCTCCGTGGGCAACTCGGCGAGCTTCGCGATCTTCGCCAAGCAGGTGATCGTCGAGATCAACATGGCGCACAACGCCAACCTCGAAGGCCTGCATGACATCTATATCCCGACCTACCGTCCGACCCGTACGCCGATCCCGCTGGTGAAGGTCGACGACCGCATCGGCAGCACCGCGATCCCGATCCCGGCGGAGAAGATCGTCGGCATCGTCATCACCCAACAGCCGGATTCGCCGTCCACCGTGCTGCCGCCGGACGCCGACACCAAGGCCATCGCCGACCACCTGATCGCGTTCTTCAAGCAGGAAGTCGACGCAGGGCGCATGACCGACAAGCTCGGCCCGCTGCAGGCCGGCATCGGCAGCATCGCCAACGCGGTGATGTGCGGGCTGATCGATTCGCCGTTCCACGACCTGACCATGTACTCCGAAGTGCTGCAGGACTCGACCTTCGACCTGATCGACGCCGGCAAGCTGAGCTTCGCCTCGGGCAGTTCGATCACCCTGTCCGAACGCCGCAACAGTGATGTGTTCGGCAACCTGGAACGGTACAAGGACAAACTGGTGCTGCGGCCCCAGGAAATCTCCAACCACCCCGAAGTGGTGCGGCGCCTGGGCATCATCGGCATCAACACGGCGCTGGAGTTCGACATCTACGGCAACGTCAACTCCACCCACGTCTGCGGCACGCGGATGATGAACGGCATCGGCGGCTCCGGCGACTTCGCACGCAACGCCCACTTGGCGGTATTCGTGACCAAGTCGATCGCCAAGGGCGGCGCGATCTCCAGCGTGGTGCCGATGGTCAGCCACGTCGACCACACCGAGCATGACGTCGACATCCTGGTCACCGAGATCGGCCTGGCCGACCTGCGCGGCCTGGCCCCGCGCGAGCGCGCCCGGGCGATCATCGACAACTGCGTGCATCCGGACTACCGACAAGCGCTGAACGACTACTTCACCGCCGCCTGCGCCATCGGCGGCCACACGCCGCACATTCTGCGGGACGCCCTGAGCTGGCACATGAACCTGGAAGAAACCGGGCGCATGCTGGCTGTGTAA
- a CDS encoding DUF1127 domain-containing protein — MERTLSSELFFEDKAVKSQASMPLRVLANLMLWQRRISSRHQLARLDSRLLADAGISEAQRYEELSKPFWR, encoded by the coding sequence ATGGAACGTACACTCAGTTCCGAACTGTTCTTCGAAGACAAAGCCGTAAAATCCCAGGCTTCCATGCCTCTGCGCGTTCTCGCCAACCTGATGCTGTGGCAGCGCCGCATCTCCAGCCGCCACCAACTGGCCCGTCTGGATTCGCGTCTGCTGGCTGACGCCGGTATCAGCGAAGCACAACGCTACGAAGAGCTCAGCAAGCCGTTCTGGCGCTAA
- a CDS encoding DUF1127 domain-containing protein: MNELQEVSKAQRRPCAQRPFARLLNKLLQGLERARTRRLLAGLDGRDLADLGLSHAERLNEMDKPFWR, translated from the coding sequence ATGAATGAGTTACAGGAAGTATCCAAAGCACAGCGCCGGCCCTGCGCGCAACGTCCGTTTGCGCGGCTGCTCAATAAGCTGCTGCAAGGGCTGGAACGCGCCAGAACCCGGCGCCTGCTGGCCGGGCTCGATGGCCGGGATCTCGCCGACCTGGGCCTCAGCCACGCCGAGCGGCTGAATGAAATGGATAAGCCCTTCTGGCGCTAG
- a CDS encoding DUF2388 domain-containing protein, giving the protein MSPLRLLSAAALLAVAANASATSFIVTTDAVVGALKSSSDATSDVTSSFRDDKIVLAARDDAASFVASEGDIRGVKLESALDHIRHQAPQLNATDAQLAQAILTL; this is encoded by the coding sequence ATGTCCCCTCTTCGCCTGCTCAGCGCTGCCGCCCTGCTGGCCGTCGCCGCCAATGCCAGCGCCACCAGCTTCATCGTCACCACCGATGCCGTGGTCGGCGCACTCAAGTCCTCCTCCGACGCCACCTCCGACGTCACTTCGTCCTTTCGCGACGACAAGATCGTCCTGGCCGCCCGTGACGACGCCGCCAGCTTCGTGGCCAGCGAAGGCGACATCCGCGGCGTGAAGCTGGAAAGCGCCCTGGACCACATCCGCCACCAGGCACCGCAACTGAACGCCACCGACGCGCAGCTGGCCCAGGCCATCCTGACCCTCTGA
- a CDS encoding DUF2388 domain-containing protein, translating to MRSLANLLVPSVLTAACWAPPANAFDVSTQNTVVSVYATGMVSSAPFDRKLLLAAHDDAAAFVASDGELLGARLESALHYLRKSRPKLHVSDLELAQAILVQ from the coding sequence ATGCGTTCTCTTGCCAATCTGCTTGTCCCCTCCGTCCTGACGGCAGCCTGCTGGGCCCCACCGGCCAACGCCTTCGATGTGTCCACGCAGAACACCGTGGTCAGCGTCTACGCCACCGGCATGGTGTCTTCCGCGCCGTTCGACCGTAAACTGCTGCTCGCCGCGCACGACGATGCCGCGGCCTTCGTTGCCAGTGACGGCGAACTGCTAGGCGCCCGGCTGGAATCCGCACTGCATTACCTGCGCAAATCCCGGCCCAAACTTCATGTCAGTGACCTTGAACTGGCACAGGCAATTCTCGTCCAATAG
- a CDS encoding DUF2388 domain-containing protein: MRSPLIAAALGLLLLADMAQAHTLVATSNIIVRASQRTIDFTSDTTTSIRDSKIIREAHDDAASFVASNGDIRGAHLEAALNTLRTRVPEARDASDQVLAEAILAL; encoded by the coding sequence ATGCGTAGCCCGCTGATTGCTGCCGCCCTTGGCCTGCTGTTGTTGGCCGATATGGCCCAGGCGCACACCCTGGTAGCCACCAGTAACATCATTGTCCGCGCCTCCCAGCGCACCATCGATTTCACCTCTGACACCACCACGTCGATCCGCGATTCGAAGATCATCCGCGAAGCCCATGACGACGCCGCCAGCTTCGTCGCCAGCAACGGCGACATCCGTGGCGCGCACCTGGAAGCCGCACTCAATACCTTGCGCACCCGCGTTCCGGAAGCCCGTGACGCCAGCGACCAGGTCCTGGCCGAAGCCATCCTCGCACTGTGA
- a CDS encoding DUF7844 domain-containing protein, giving the protein MKSLGTWLLAGALLLTGHSAHAGLQLRLKTDGLSPAQQQASQALLDEAMQALPPSFIERLDRRIDVGWTDDMPGNAYGQATLVAELDLNRKLLAGLADGSAAKEKTGRPHGTVRQELLATVLHEITHIYDRARLWPAAERTLIQRCTRRNDSSGLVGLPDECRGQNGRRFTLSDDPRLLDLAGWQQYVGRRGEREQHNRQIARSPDLYETSSPKEFVAVNMEYFLLDPSYACRRPALYRYYKEHFGWAPPARDTCAKTFAFLNAGNDFAKQPLGQVDPERVYAVDYLLAEANQNWVSRWGHSMLRLVICAPGRPRGPDCRLDLDQHLVLSYRAFVGDVQLSSWDGLVGKYPSRLFVLPLAQVIDEYTKTELRSLASVPLNLSRSEIEDVVEHAAEMHWSYDGNYFFLSNNCAVESLKLLRSGSHNAQLTGLDSIMPNGLLEVLKGRGLADTRVLDDPKEALRLGYRFDSFRERYQAMFDVLKKQLPIPQTTVEDWLSLSAEERRPWFERADLRTSAALLLLEQASFRRQLLLAQDEVKQRYLGARELENGGMEKANATLQQILANSGFLSRPAELLDSRGYGLPQPSEFSRLEAESSQRQKQLLALSGDLDKEVRALLEPKRAAEIAASEANVKQIGEHLRKLHKAAGGLELP; this is encoded by the coding sequence GTGAAGTCACTCGGCACCTGGCTGCTGGCCGGGGCGCTGTTGCTGACCGGCCACAGCGCCCACGCCGGCCTGCAACTGCGGCTCAAGACCGACGGCCTGAGCCCCGCCCAACAACAAGCCAGCCAGGCGCTGCTCGATGAAGCCATGCAGGCGCTGCCGCCCAGCTTCATCGAACGGCTGGACCGGCGGATCGACGTCGGCTGGACCGACGACATGCCTGGCAACGCCTACGGCCAGGCCACGCTGGTGGCCGAACTGGACCTGAACCGTAAACTGCTGGCGGGCCTCGCCGACGGCAGTGCCGCCAAGGAAAAGACCGGCCGTCCCCACGGCACCGTCCGCCAGGAACTGCTGGCCACGGTGCTGCACGAAATCACCCATATCTACGACCGTGCCCGGCTGTGGCCCGCCGCCGAACGCACGCTGATCCAGCGCTGCACCCGGCGCAACGACAGCAGCGGCCTGGTCGGCCTCCCCGATGAATGCCGCGGCCAGAACGGCCGCCGCTTCACCTTGAGCGACGATCCCCGCCTGCTGGATCTCGCCGGCTGGCAGCAATACGTCGGCCGCCGCGGCGAGCGCGAGCAACACAACCGGCAGATCGCCCGCAGCCCGGACCTGTACGAGACCTCCAGCCCCAAGGAGTTCGTCGCGGTCAACATGGAGTACTTCCTCCTCGACCCGAGCTATGCCTGCCGCCGCCCCGCACTGTACCGCTACTACAAGGAACACTTCGGCTGGGCGCCGCCCGCCAGGGACACGTGCGCCAAGACCTTCGCCTTCCTCAATGCCGGCAACGACTTCGCCAAGCAGCCGCTGGGCCAGGTCGACCCGGAACGGGTCTACGCCGTCGACTACCTGCTGGCCGAGGCCAACCAGAACTGGGTCAGCCGCTGGGGCCACAGCATGCTGCGCCTGGTGATCTGCGCACCCGGTCGGCCCCGCGGCCCGGACTGCCGGCTGGACCTGGACCAGCACCTGGTGCTGTCGTACCGCGCCTTCGTCGGCGACGTGCAACTGTCGAGCTGGGATGGTCTGGTGGGCAAATACCCGTCGCGGCTGTTCGTGCTGCCGCTGGCGCAGGTGATCGACGAATACACCAAGACCGAACTGCGCAGCCTGGCCTCGGTGCCGCTGAACCTGTCGCGCAGCGAAATCGAAGACGTGGTCGAGCACGCCGCCGAGATGCACTGGAGCTACGACGGCAACTACTTCTTCCTGTCCAACAACTGCGCGGTGGAAAGCCTGAAACTGCTGCGCAGCGGCAGCCACAACGCCCAGCTCACCGGCCTGGACAGCATCATGCCCAACGGCCTGCTGGAAGTGCTCAAGGGGCGGGGCCTGGCAGACACCCGTGTGCTCGACGACCCCAAGGAAGCCCTGCGCCTGGGCTATCGCTTCGACTCGTTCCGCGAGCGCTATCAGGCGATGTTCGATGTCTTGAAGAAACAGTTGCCGATCCCGCAGACCACCGTCGAAGACTGGCTGTCGCTGTCCGCCGAAGAACGCCGGCCATGGTTCGAGCGCGCCGACCTGCGCACCAGCGCCGCGTTGCTGCTGCTGGAGCAGGCCAGTTTCCGCCGCCAGTTGCTGCTGGCCCAGGATGAGGTGAAGCAGCGCTATCTCGGTGCCCGGGAACTGGAGAACGGCGGCATGGAAAAGGCCAACGCCACCCTGCAGCAGATCCTCGCCAACAGCGGCTTCCTCAGCCGTCCGGCGGAACTGCTCGACTCCCGAGGCTACGGCCTGCCGCAGCCGAGCGAGTTCAGCCGGCTGGAGGCCGAAAGCAGCCAGCGCCAAAAGCAGCTGCTGGCGCTGAGCGGTGACCTGGACAAGGAAGTGCGGGCCTTGCTGGAGCCCAAGCGCGCTGCGGAGATCGCGGCCAGCGAGGCCAATGTGAAGCAGATCGGCGAGCATCTGCGCAAACTGCACAAGGCAGCGGGCGGGCTGGAGTTGCCTTGA